ATCTGCAAGCATCTCCTGACGGCTTAAGTCTTTATATTCATCACGCACAAGCACATTTCCCCACCAGGGAACAAAGAAACCTTCGCCCGCTTCAGGGTATGTTTTTTTAAGATATTCAACTTCTTCTTTTGCTTCGCTCTCCTTCAGAGAGGTAATTATTATGCCGGCAGGTTTTTCAACCATCAGACGACGGGTTATGGCTTTTCCAACCAGACCCCAGCCGCCAAGCACCAGTACTTTTTTTCCGTATATATCCATTTTTTCTATCCTTGAATAAGAAATTTTCCCATATTCAAACATACTAATAATAATATTCAGTACAAAGAAAGTAGTTTAGCTATTAGCTATGATCTATGATCTATGAGCTTAATTTAATTATTAGTTGTGGGTTATGATTTATGTTTTTCAGCCTTCTTCTACCCATATGTCGCCACAAGGGCTCTTTTATATTTGGGTGCCATTTTCTACCCATATGACACCCTTACGGGTTTTCAGCCTTCATCCTTCGCAATTCATCCTTCCGCGAAACTCTGTTTAATCTGCGTGCATCTGCGTCCCCTCTCAAACCTCTGACTTCAAACTTCAAAAATTCCGCCTTCTTTTCTTTATATTGCATTCACTAATAATTTAATATTGCCATGCCTTCACGAAGAATAAGCCGGAAAGCCGGGAAACCGCCCGGAACCATCGAATATACCGGAGAAAACACCACCACAAAAACCGGAATCATTGCACTGAATTTTGACAGCGGTCATTTCGAGAAAGTGGTTATCGGGTCTTTTACCGAACTTGAGGACTATTTTAGAGAGAACCGCCATGGACTCACATGGTTTCGTGTAATCGGTTTTAATGAAAAAGATTTCCTTACCCTGTTTGCTGCAAAATTCAAAATCCACGAACTCACTCTGGAAGATATAATGAATGTCTATCAGAGACCGAAGATAGAGGAAACGGGTGATGCAGTATTTTGCGAAATTAACAGACTGAAGATCACAGGATCAAATAACTGCAAATCCGAGCAGGTAAGTCTTTTTATGAGGGGAGATACACTGATTACTTTTCAGGATTTCGATGATGATTTTCTCTCCATCATCGAGTCAAGGATTGAATCGGGCAAAAATCTGATTCGAAAAAGAATTGATTTTCTCTTTTATGCCGTAATCGATCTGGTTGTTGATGAGTATTATGTTGCCCTCGAGCAACTGAATGATCATATCGAAAATATCGAAGCCATGTTTTTCTCCGATGATGTCTCCGACAATTTTAAAGTTCTTCAATCGTTAAGGAGCGAACTGAGTAAAGTCCGGCAGTCAATCTGGCCCGTTCGCGACATTATGAACAAAATTCACAAGAAAGAAATCACTCTCTTCACCAAAGAGACCTTAATCTACCTTAACGACACCTATGACCATGTAAATCAGATAATAGAAATTCTTGAGAATCTCCGTGAAAGCACCCTCTCCCTGATAGATGTCTACATGTCTTACACAAGCAACCGCCTTAATGACATCATGAAAGTGCTGACCGTCATTTCAACCATCTTCATGCCGCTCACTTTTATTGCTGGTGTTTACGGAATGAATTTCCATTACATGCCCGAGATAAAGCAGGTTTGGGGTTATCCGGCAGCCCTCCTGCTTATGATTGTTGTAGCCCTCGGCTTCCTGAAATATTTCAGGAAAAAGAAATGGTTTTAATTCAGGGATTAGTTTTTAGTTATGAGTTATGAATTATGATTTATCAATGTCCTGGAAAGTCTATGCCACAACTCACAGTCAAAAAAAACTCACAACTAATAAATCATAACTCATAACTGAAATCATTCATCCTTATTATACGCTTTTCTGATGAACGCATCATAGCGGTCTTTTTTGATGATGCCGATGGGACCCGAGTAGATGCCCCCCTGCTGGAATGCGTCAAAAATTCTTACTGCAAGAATATTGGGACGGTCAGTGCGGATTAATCCTGCCGGGATTGTATAGACACGGTTCTGCATCCACTCTTCCGACTGAATATATTCAACTTTTGCATCCTTCATGTTGCCAGTCCCCCCGATCAGTCTGCCATTCAGATACACTTCATCAAAATCATCTATTTTACCAAGAAGAAGAAGGAGTTGCGACTTCAGATCATTTTTTTTATGATCGAACGAGAGACGGTACCAGCCGTACCCTTCAAACTGTGAGAGTCCCTGATTTTCGAGATAAGACGGCACAATTACATCTTTCCAGGCAGAGTCGGTAACAACATCGTCTTTGTAGATTGAAGAGTCGCCCTGAATAAACTTCCAGTTCCCTTCAAGGTCGATATCGGGAGTAATATAAGTTTCATTCTCATAAATTCCCGGATCACCCGACATGATACCCCCCTCAAGCTGGGCATCATATACCCTTACGGCGATGGTGTTTTTTGAAGTGAAATTTACAAGAGAGGCAGGAAGATAATAAATCCGGTAGGCGTTATACGCAGTTTTGTAGTCGGGAGGGAAACTTCCCGAAGTGCCGATCTTTACACCGTTGAACCACACTTCATCAACATCATCAATAAATCCGAGGTGAAGTGCAAGATTCTTTCCTGCAAGATCAGCAGAACCGGTGAACGAAAATCTGTACCAGGCATAACCGTTGTAACCGTGAAAACCCTGATTCTCCCACGAAGACGGTACTATTATTTTATCCCATGCCGAATCATTAAATTCAATCTTTGACCAGGAGGAATCGTCACCAATCTGAAATTTCCACTCCCCTGCCAGATCGACAAGCTTATCATTCCCGGGTTCAGTTAAAGCCTTCTCACAACCTGTGAAAAAAAAGAAAAAAACAACTGTTATGGCATAAATGTATCGCATCTCGTTCTTATCCGATTTTTAATGATCTCCTTTCCAAAGATAAATTTTTCGGATCGATTAAGTTTCATTTTGCCGTAAAAGGTTGTAAAATCTTGTCACACGGGAATCTCAAGTATTAAAACCGCGAAGAACGCAAAGGACGCAAAGGAAACTATGAACTATTAGCTGTGATAATTCAAACTTAGTAATTCCCCTTGGCGATCTTAGCGGTCTTTGCGGTTAATTACTCCCTTTGCGGTTTCTCTCCTTTGCGGTTTGACAAAATAATTTTCTTACCAAACTATTGACTTTAAAGAAAATATTCCGTATTATTACTTCAGGTTATGTGAGGTTTAATTAACTCGTTCCATTTCACAAAAAACGGAGGTAAATTCCTTTTTTAGAGATTCACTATTTTACTGAATAAACAGACAAAATGCCCGGCACCCTGAAGAAAATCAGGTGAGACGAGGTTTGTGTACTATTGACTGCTCGAAGTCGTCGTGGTGCTATCATTTTGAAATTTATTCACCCCCTCCAAGCATTAACCTGCTCTAAAATCCCTCTGCTAATTTCATATTTCTGATTCTTTGCGTCCTTTGCGGTTAAATAATTAGAGGTGCGGGTTCTCTGCGTTCTTTGCGGTTTATTAATCAAGATAAAACATATTGAAATCATGAAAAAAATGTTGATTCAAGCGGTCAAATTTCAAATTTTCCGGAGAAGAACAGCATCAATTGTTCTGTTATTCTCTGCGTACATGCTCAATACTGCATCAGCACAAAGCGCCAATCCAGATATGGCAGCAACAAATAATGCTGTATATGCAACACTGGTTGACGGCAACTTTACCTATATTGGCGGGGCTTTTTCAACGGTAGGGAGGTTAAGTGGCAACGGTGTAAAAATGACCACCACAAGCTCGAGTATAGACAAATTATACCCAAAAGTGAACAGCTCGATATATACATGCATCTCCGATGGAGCCGGCGGCTGGTATATTGGTGGAACTTTTACAATGGTCGGTACAACCGGCAGGAACAGATTGGCTCACATAAATTCTGACGGAACGCTTGATGCTTCCTGGAATCCGGATGTTAATGATGTAGTCTATTCACTCCTGCTAAATGGTAACGACCTTTTCATCGGTGGAAATTTTACAACAATTGGCGGACAAGCCCGCAGTCGTATCGCCAAAATTGATGTAACTACAGGACTTCCCGATGCATCCTGGAACCCGGGTGCCGATTTAACCGTCAAGGCTATTGCCCTAGGTGGTTCATCACTCTTTATTGGCGGGGATTTTGCGACTGTCGGCGGACTCTCCCGAAGCTACATCGCTAAGCTCTCGACGACGGGAACGGGTGCAGTTGATGCATCATGGAACCCCGGTTCCAGTAACCCGGTAGTTGCTTTGGCTGTTAGTGGTACTGATCTTTTCGCCGGTGGATATTTTACCACTATCGGGGGAGTGGCCCGAAACAGGATAGCAAAGCTCTCCATAAGCGGGACAGGAACAGTAGATGCATCATGGAACCCCAATGCAAACAGTTATGTGTTTTCTCTTCTGATCAGTGGTGACAACATTTTTGTCGGGGGTAGTTTCACAACAATGCAGGGAGTTGCACGAAACTGGATTGCAAAACTTTCCATTAGCGGAACCGGAATTCTTGATCCAGATTGGAACCCGAATATGAATGCAGCGGTTAATTCCCTTGCAACAGACGGGACTTCAATATTCGCCGCAGGAAATTTTACTACCGTCTCCGGAGGAGCTGTTGAATGTTATGGTATTGCAAAACTTAATGCAACGGGGGCAGGCACACCCGAAACAGGGTGGAATCCACACCTGTCCGGTTCAGGACTTTCAGTGGCAGTAAGTGGCACCGACATTTATGTGGGCGGTAACTTCAATCTGGTGAATGTTGTCCGAAGATATTATCTCGCCAGAATCAACAACACCACCGGTGAGGTCGATGCTGATTGGAATCCCAATCCGGGTGGAGCTGTTTATGCTCTGGCTGTAAGTGCTACGGATGTTTACGCAGGGGGCATTTTTGTGACAGCAGGCTCCCTCATAAGAAATCGCATCGCAAGATTTTCAAAAACAGGTTCAGGGACCGTGGACCCCCTTTGGGACCCTAATATCGGCAATGGAGCTGTTAATGCACTGGCTATAAACGGTACCGATATTTATGCCGGAGGAAGTTTTACAACTGTCAATGGTTCTGTCTCAAGAAACCGGCTTGCTAAATTCACTCTGGAGAGTTCTGCCGCTGTTGATGATCTTTGGAATCCAAGCATAAACAGCACAGTGAATGCTTTGGTTATTAACGCTTCGACTATTTATGTAGGAGGGAGTTTCACCAGTGTCAATATAACAGGTGTACCGAGAAGCAACCTGGCAAGTTTTCCTCTGTCGGGTTACGGCACCGTTGATTCCTGGAACCCGTCTATAGGTGGAGTTGTTTACGCTTTAACAATAGACGGTTCTTCTATTTATGTCGGGGGTTCATTTAATACTGTTAATTTCCCGACAGTAACAAGAAACCGCCTGGCAAGATTTCCCCTGTCAGGCACAGCAACAGTGGACACATGGAACCCGAATATTGGTGCAACTGTCTATACCCTTGCTGTAAGCGGTAGCGATATCTATGTCGGGGGGACTTTTACCACTGTCAATGGTTCCACAACAAGAAATTACCTGGCTCGAATCTCCAGCTCTTCAGGTCTGGCAGACTCGTGGAATCCTAATCCCGGTAACTCAGTAAGAAATATTTCTGTCTCAGGCAATGATGTGTATGTGGGGGGTCAGTTCGCTTCTATCGGTGGCAATCTTCAACCATACCTCGCATTGTTCACTGACCGTACCCTCCCTGTCGAGCTTGTCTCTTTTTCTGCCTCTGTAACCAAAGGTGTGGTAAACCTGAAATGGCACACCGCCACCGAAGTGGATAACTACGGCTTTGAAGTGCAGCGGACAACTGCAGGAAGCGATGACTGGAAGAATATCGGGTTCATTCAGGGACATCATACAACCAATTCACCTAAATATTACTCATTTACCGACCAGCCCTCAACAGAAGATGCATACAAATACAAGTACCGTCTGAAACAACTGGACAATTCGGGAAGTCATGAGTTTTCAAATATCATAGAAGTGAGTCTGGGTACGCCCGCCAACTTCCTTCTCGAACAGAATTATCCGAATCCCTTCAACCCGGCAACGGTCATCAGATATCAATTGCCTGTAGCAGGAATGGTAAGCATCGATCTCTACAACACGGCGGGTGAAAAGGTGGCATCGCTTCTGAACAAAGCAGAGGATGCGGGGGTTCATTCTCTTTCGTTTGATGCGGTCAAGTACGGACTTTCATCGGGTATCTATATTTACAGGATGACAGTTGTACCTGCTTCAGGTGAGGTTTTTTCTTCTGTAAGGAAGCTAAGTTTGATTAAATAAACCGCAAAGAACGCAAAGGAAGCTATGAACTATTAACTATGAACTATTAGCTGTGATAATTCAAACTTAGTAATTCTCCTTTGCGATCTTTGCGGCCTTTGCGGTTAATTACTCCCTTTGCGAACTTCGCGGCCTTTGCGGTTTATTCTCAAATCTTAAAACAATCCTGCAGCATTAAACCAGTAGGTTACTTTTGCCATGAAGATATTGTTCGACTCTGAATTTATAAGGTTCGAGAAACTTTTGCCCATTTGAAATTCACCGGGATCGTCAAAATTGGTACGGTCGTGGCTCCATACGAGGAAGAGAGTCGACCCGGGGAGGAACTCCCATCTGTAGATGATGTTCAAACGGAGCGATTTGAAATTGAAATCAGGATTACCGATTCTGAATGAATTGGCGCCTCCTCCCGGATTGATTTCATATTCACCATTCTCTTTGTCATATTTTATCGTGGTGCCTTTTGTACCGTACACTGTAAAGTCACTCGTTCTTTCTCTTTCAAATTCCTTTATGTCGGAGTATTTTCCGATTGATATGAACGGCTGTGCGAAGAGTTGCAGCGACATCGTGGGAGTAAATGTATAGTCCAGGCGAATTGTAGCAAAAAGGGTTTTTTGATCAAGGAATCCAAAGATGTGTCGTGTACCATAGGTGTTCACCGCAGCGGGGTCATCATAGTTTGCTATCCACTGACCTGCATCATAATTCCACTCGTAACCGGGATATATGGTGAGCCTTACCGCCTCGCTCGCTCTCCATGATCCGCCAAGCTGCAGACTGTAATTGTTACCTCCGAGTGCATCGCCACCGTAGTAGAAATCGCCGTCGATGGTGATGTCTTTTCTCTGATCAGTAGAGAAACCGATGGCGCCGTTGTAGCCTTCGGGCAGTTTTACGGTAGGGCCGCCTCTTGTGTGACGGGTGCTGTAAGATTCAAAGTTTACACCAAAATTGAATCTCAGACGGTGAAAATTTTTCATCCAAAGATTTCCCATCGTGAAAATACCGTCCGCTTCCTTGTCGCCATCAAAGTTGTATGACCTGAAATATCCTGCATAAATGCTTTTTGATCTGCTCCACGAGTCCTCTTTATAATCCCTGTAACCTGTTACGAGGTGCCCGTTTATGTAGCTTGTACGCCATGAAAATCCGAGATCATTCGAGTTGAATCCGGGAGAAATTGCACCGAGAGCTGCATTGAAATAGAACTCCCCTTCCTGCTTGTTGAATGTTATTCTTCCTGCCCATCCATTAAGTGAAGTGGCGTTCGTATCAAGTTTTTGATATTTTGCATCCGGACGCTGGAACGAGTGAACCGGTCTTTTCTGTAATTCTGTTATGAAATCCCTCGTACCGTTGATGTTCGACATCATGAAATAACCATTCATTACATACACTTTTGCCGAGTCGAAATTGATCCACCCGTCAATTCCACCGGTAAATGAATTGCGGCTGAAGCTGTTTTCGAGACCGGGTTCATCAAATTTTCTGATGAGTGATGTACCCATGAAACCGAGACCATATCTCGAATTATCGAATTCCTTCAGTGTTCTGAAGACAGTTGCATTTGCGAGAGGCTCCACTTCCCTTTTGGTTGTAACTCCATTGGTGTATGACTTTGCACTCATTGAATTTGTGAGGGCGTTCAGCGCATATACCGACCATCCGTCTGAGATTTTACCCGTCAGTTTTGCGGCACCGAGTATCTGTGTATTTGTGGGATACTCAACAAAATCTCCGTCAGCAGCATCGCCGTTGGGGCTTTTACCAATTCTTCTTGAATAGAAAAGGTCGGGATTTCCCCAGTTGAAGCCCCAGTTGTTGTTCGACCCGCCGTAACCGAACTGCAAGAGGTTGCTCCCCTCGATAAAGAACGGGCGCTTCTCTTCGAAAAATGTCTCAAATGCCGAGAGGTTAAGCACTGCAGGATCCACTTCCACCTGTCCAAAATCGGGATTTACCGTCATGTCAAGCGTCAGATTGCTGTTGATGCCCCACTTCAAATCCGCACCGAAAGAGGTGCCGTACTGGTTGCTTTTGTAAAAAGGATCGTTTTGGTCGTGAATGAGATATTGTGCTTTCGAAAGGAGGTAGGGCAGCACTTCAATGTTTGCGTTGTTTCCAATCTCCTGAAAACCTTTCAGTTCAGCGAATTTTTCAACAAAACCGCTCTCGTTCTTTTTCAACAGTATATAATAACTCTCCTCACCTCTCCGGGCAATATTCCTTTTGAAGTTGATGCCCCATGTCATGTCTGGTCTTTTGTTGAAACGGAGCTGCGAAAAAGGAATCCTCATTTCTACCGTCCAGCCGTCACCCGTTCTCATGGTTTTTGCTTCCCAGACGCCATTCCATGAGCTCTCGTCCCAGTCCCTGTTGAAAAGGGTTCCGTCACCTGTCGATCCGCTGGGGGTTGCATAGAAATAGTAGCCCGATCTTTTGTCGTTGTAGGGATCGAGGAAGAGCATAAAATAGTCGGATTGAACCCACTGGTCTTTTCTGGAGAGAACTGTAACAATAGAATCAGGGTCGGTGTCATAGCAGTATGCAGCCAGATAAAATGCTTCATCGTCATATGTGACTTTCAATGCAGTTTTCTGCGATGAAGGCTTCCCTTCTTCGGGGTCTCTTTGAAAAAACTCCAGTACCTGAAGGTTCTGCCACACAGGCTCATTTAACTTTCCGTCAACCTCAATATTTCCGGAGAGCTTTGATATTTGAATTTCTTTCGAGCCTTTATTGCCACCGGCAAACGAAGTGGCTGTTGCGATTAAAGCAAAACAGAGTAGAGCTAATCTTCTCATATTTGAATGATTCCTTGTTTGTTTGTCTCTTTAGACCGGGAGAGTAAAAAATAGTTGTAGCAAAATTAAGGCGAAGGCATGCCATTTTTATGAATTAGTGATGAATGGCGAAAAATCAGGGATGAAGGATAAAGGATGAAGGCTGAAAATTTGAGGGATGAAGGATGAATGTTTGAGGTTTGAAGTTTGAAAACCAATAGCCTTCGATTCAGATTGTAGGGAAAGGGGACGCGGATACACGCAGATTTAACGGATTTACGCTGATGAGCCCTTGTGGCGACATATGGGTAGAATTACAGCATACTCCAACAAAAGAGCCCTTGCGGCGACATATGGGCTAAATGCTTTAGAAGGATACCAGGTCAAAAGTTTGTAATTAAAATTCTTCTACATAAATTGAAATAGCTAATTATCAGGTTTTCTGAAATCATCAAATAGCAGAAAATTGAAACATTCAATAATCCCTTTATTATCTACACCAATCGACCCCGTTTTGAACAGGGTGGAATTGAACAGTCTAATCGAAGATTGCTTTAAACTCGCAACAGTTCAGGTCAGGTACCAGATTTCCAAAATTCACAAACCGGGAATTATGGGAGATTTGACTGCAAAAGACATTGCGATAGATGCTATTGCGCCATTATTTACACCCGGAAACGACGGACTCATACACCACCTAAGCAATTCATTTATTGATTGGTCACCACCGATTACAAATGAAGAACAAGCAAAGTTTATGCTCGTATCTGTGCTTGCCCACAGAGTGAAACAGCATCTGCACAATTTGATGAGGGAAAACGATCCATTTTTTGCCAGGATCCTCGACTCCCTGAATTATTATATTAAAAAAGAAAAACTTATTAAAATCGAAAAACTCAAGGTTTGCTATATCTCAGTAGAAAACCCGGTTTTGGGTGATTTTCGTTATCTTGATTATACTCACCTTTCCTCAGCCCCTTCAGTGTTGTTCAATGCGAAAAAATTAAATATAAAAGCAATTCTCGATGAACTTACCGGAATTAATGAAGAGGCTGTTGCAATTCCACTACTGGCCCTCGCCAGGAGGATAAAAGAAGTCAACCTCAATATAGATAGGCCTGTTATTTACTGCAATGAGACTGAAACTGAGTATGATATTGATTGTTTGACTAAAACGGCATATCACAAAGTGCTCGAAAAATTGCAAATTTCTTATGTAAGCAAGGGGAAACTTTCCAGTGATGAGGCCGGGATGATCGAAAAAGCTCTTGTGGAGATGTTATCGGATATAAAAGACGGAGGCGTAAAGCCGGGATTATTCCATTATTTTCAAATTTTTAATGAGGATATGCCTCATGAAGTTTACAAATCAAGATATCACAACATTCTTGAGTATCTTTTAAAGGTTCTTAAACTGGAACTGTCCCAAATGCTTGCCCCAAAGTCTAATTAATCCGAATTTGGAATTTTTACATCTATTAAACAGAAAGATCCAATCAACAAAATGAAATTCGTCCCTTCAATAAATGAGTATGATGTTTTTGCGTTTGTTTTTCATCCTGAAACTCTCAGCGATGAAAAAAAAGAGTACATTGAAACCGGTGCCGTATTTCAAGAGGAGCTAAATTACTTCAACATGTTATTTAATGAAACCAATAAAGATATCACTGAAAACGACAGGCAAAATCTTGCCTCCAGGATTGCTGTGTACCAACCGTCTTCAAATATCATTTATCTTTATCCCTATACACCCATGACTCCCTCTAAGGGACAAGCCAAAGTTTTATATCGTGCTGCGTCTATGGAGGCGGACGAAACTGTCTCTTCTAAAACTTTCATGGACTCATCCAAATCTTTTCTTATTAAGGTGAACACAAGTCGCAACTCGACCAGCATATACATCTTCGATTTTTCCGGTAAAGTATTAAAAAATATTAATCTTAAAATATTCCCGTCAGAAAGCACCCACCATCTCGATGATAATACGCAAGCTCTCGTTTTGCCGGGTAAAGTTGATGTGGATCATATCAGTTTGGAGCTGGAATAAACACAGATTATTCGCCCGATTTCCTCGCTCCCCTTTTTCCTGTCAACATAATAATAGTCACAGTCTTTGCAGTTAAATTTCTTTTGTTTAACTTTGGCAAGAGAATAGCATTTAATAGAAGATGGATATAAATAATACCAAAAACAATCAGAATATCTTTTATGAAATCGAAGATCAGGCAGCCCGGCTTAGGGTATTTCTTGAGCAAAACTCCTCCCGTGGATTAAGCTTATACTATATCAACAAATTCCTGTTTTCGCTGTTTTCGTACTCGAACCCGCTTTTAGTTGAAGCAAATTTTACAGAATTTTTCCCTCTTTATCTCAAATTGCTG
The sequence above is a segment of the Bacteroidota bacterium genome. Coding sequences within it:
- a CDS encoding carbohydrate binding family 9 domain-containing protein, yielding MRRLALLCFALIATATSFAGGNKGSKEIQISKLSGNIEVDGKLNEPVWQNLQVLEFFQRDPEEGKPSSQKTALKVTYDDEAFYLAAYCYDTDPDSIVTVLSRKDQWVQSDYFMLFLDPYNDKRSGYYFYATPSGSTGDGTLFNRDWDESSWNGVWEAKTMRTGDGWTVEMRIPFSQLRFNKRPDMTWGINFKRNIARRGEESYYILLKKNESGFVEKFAELKGFQEIGNNANIEVLPYLLSKAQYLIHDQNDPFYKSNQYGTSFGADLKWGINSNLTLDMTVNPDFGQVEVDPAVLNLSAFETFFEEKRPFFIEGSNLLQFGYGGSNNNWGFNWGNPDLFYSRRIGKSPNGDAADGDFVEYPTNTQILGAAKLTGKISDGWSVYALNALTNSMSAKSYTNGVTTKREVEPLANATVFRTLKEFDNSRYGLGFMGTSLIRKFDEPGLENSFSRNSFTGGIDGWINFDSAKVYVMNGYFMMSNINGTRDFITELQKRPVHSFQRPDAKYQKLDTNATSLNGWAGRITFNKQEGEFYFNAALGAISPGFNSNDLGFSWRTSYINGHLVTGYRDYKEDSWSRSKSIYAGYFRSYNFDGDKEADGIFTMGNLWMKNFHRLRFNFGVNFESYSTRHTRGGPTVKLPEGYNGAIGFSTDQRKDITIDGDFYYGGDALGGNNYSLQLGGSWRASEAVRLTIYPGYEWNYDAGQWIANYDDPAAVNTYGTRHIFGFLDQKTLFATIRLDYTFTPTMSLQLFAQPFISIGKYSDIKEFERERTSDFTVYGTKGTTIKYDKENGEYEINPGGGANSFRIGNPDFNFKSLRLNIIYRWEFLPGSTLFLVWSHDRTNFDDPGEFQMGKSFSNLINSESNNIFMAKVTYWFNAAGLF
- a CDS encoding delta-60 repeat domain-containing protein; its protein translation is MLIQAVKFQIFRRRTASIVLLFSAYMLNTASAQSANPDMAATNNAVYATLVDGNFTYIGGAFSTVGRLSGNGVKMTTTSSSIDKLYPKVNSSIYTCISDGAGGWYIGGTFTMVGTTGRNRLAHINSDGTLDASWNPDVNDVVYSLLLNGNDLFIGGNFTTIGGQARSRIAKIDVTTGLPDASWNPGADLTVKAIALGGSSLFIGGDFATVGGLSRSYIAKLSTTGTGAVDASWNPGSSNPVVALAVSGTDLFAGGYFTTIGGVARNRIAKLSISGTGTVDASWNPNANSYVFSLLISGDNIFVGGSFTTMQGVARNWIAKLSISGTGILDPDWNPNMNAAVNSLATDGTSIFAAGNFTTVSGGAVECYGIAKLNATGAGTPETGWNPHLSGSGLSVAVSGTDIYVGGNFNLVNVVRRYYLARINNTTGEVDADWNPNPGGAVYALAVSATDVYAGGIFVTAGSLIRNRIARFSKTGSGTVDPLWDPNIGNGAVNALAINGTDIYAGGSFTTVNGSVSRNRLAKFTLESSAAVDDLWNPSINSTVNALVINASTIYVGGSFTSVNITGVPRSNLASFPLSGYGTVDSWNPSIGGVVYALTIDGSSIYVGGSFNTVNFPTVTRNRLARFPLSGTATVDTWNPNIGATVYTLAVSGSDIYVGGTFTTVNGSTTRNYLARISSSSGLADSWNPNPGNSVRNISVSGNDVYVGGQFASIGGNLQPYLALFTDRTLPVELVSFSASVTKGVVNLKWHTATEVDNYGFEVQRTTAGSDDWKNIGFIQGHHTTNSPKYYSFTDQPSTEDAYKYKYRLKQLDNSGSHEFSNIIEVSLGTPANFLLEQNYPNPFNPATVIRYQLPVAGMVSIDLYNTAGEKVASLLNKAEDAGVHSLSFDAVKYGLSSGIYIYRMTVVPASGEVFSSVRKLSLIK
- the corA gene encoding magnesium/cobalt transporter CorA — protein: MPSRRISRKAGKPPGTIEYTGENTTTKTGIIALNFDSGHFEKVVIGSFTELEDYFRENRHGLTWFRVIGFNEKDFLTLFAAKFKIHELTLEDIMNVYQRPKIEETGDAVFCEINRLKITGSNNCKSEQVSLFMRGDTLITFQDFDDDFLSIIESRIESGKNLIRKRIDFLFYAVIDLVVDEYYVALEQLNDHIENIEAMFFSDDVSDNFKVLQSLRSELSKVRQSIWPVRDIMNKIHKKEITLFTKETLIYLNDTYDHVNQIIEILENLRESTLSLIDVYMSYTSNRLNDIMKVLTVISTIFMPLTFIAGVYGMNFHYMPEIKQVWGYPAALLLMIVVALGFLKYFRKKKWF
- a CDS encoding glycoside hydrolase, producing MRYIYAITVVFFFFFTGCEKALTEPGNDKLVDLAGEWKFQIGDDSSWSKIEFNDSAWDKIIVPSSWENQGFHGYNGYAWYRFSFTGSADLAGKNLALHLGFIDDVDEVWFNGVKIGTSGSFPPDYKTAYNAYRIYYLPASLVNFTSKNTIAVRVYDAQLEGGIMSGDPGIYENETYITPDIDLEGNWKFIQGDSSIYKDDVVTDSAWKDVIVPSYLENQGLSQFEGYGWYRLSFDHKKNDLKSQLLLLLGKIDDFDEVYLNGRLIGGTGNMKDAKVEYIQSEEWMQNRVYTIPAGLIRTDRPNILAVRIFDAFQQGGIYSGPIGIIKKDRYDAFIRKAYNKDE